From the Carnobacterium inhibens subsp. inhibens DSM 13024 genome, the window TTTTTTCTGTTATAGCAGTAAGATAGATATAATTTACCAATCGATTAATTAAACTGACATTTTCTTGAGGGTCATCTAATGTAGAATAAACGTTGAGAAGAACTTCTTTTAAATCTTCAACATTTGTTAAATCAGAGTGTGAAATACTATTATACAAGTTATGAACATATTCTTTTGATTGATTAGCCATAAATGATACCCCTTTATACTTTTATTATAAAATAATGGTATCTCAAATAAACTCAATTCATATGTTTGTAGAGTTTATCTGTTAGTTGATAGACAGGATTAATTAGTTTTCTAAATCTGATTTTCGCAGGAGACAATAACCTAAAATAATTAAAATATAGCCAGAAATAAGTTCGTTGTTTAATACAGCTAAAATAGCCCCACAAAAAGTTAAAATTGATACAATCTGATAACAACTTCTTTTAGTTAGTTTTTTCATTATGATAGCTCCCATAGTTAATCTCCTCACGGTCTAATTCCTACTCTTATTATCTCTTTAATCTACTAAAACGAAAAGAACGTATTGGTTTACAAGGTAGCAACCATTGGTTGCTA encodes:
- a CDS encoding bacteriocin immunity protein, with protein sequence MANQSKEYVHNLYNSISHSDLTNVEDLKEVLLNVYSTLDDPQENVSLINRLVNYIYLTAITEKIKFNEEQQNLISKLNDIG